A portion of the Oxynema aestuarii AP17 genome contains these proteins:
- a CDS encoding ATP-dependent Clp protease proteolytic subunit — MPIGVPKVPYRMPGETYTQWIDIYNRLYRERIIFIGKDIDDELANQVIAVMLYLDSEDSGKDIILYINSPGGMVTAGMAIYDTMQHIKSDVVTICVGLAASMGSFLLAAGTPGKRLALPHSRIMIHQPSGGTRGQASDIEIEAREIIRIRHQLNEIYARRTGQSLEKIEKDMDRDFFMSAYEAKEYGLVDRVIEDRTS; from the coding sequence ATGCCCATTGGTGTGCCAAAAGTTCCCTACCGAATGCCGGGGGAAACTTATACTCAGTGGATTGATATCTACAATCGCCTCTACCGAGAGCGCATTATTTTTATCGGCAAAGACATTGACGACGAACTGGCGAACCAAGTCATCGCCGTCATGCTCTATTTGGACTCCGAGGATTCGGGCAAAGATATTATTCTCTATATCAACTCTCCCGGAGGTATGGTCACCGCAGGCATGGCGATTTACGATACCATGCAGCATATTAAGTCCGATGTGGTGACGATTTGTGTCGGTCTGGCGGCGTCGATGGGTTCGTTCCTGTTGGCGGCGGGCACTCCAGGCAAGCGTTTGGCCCTGCCTCACTCCCGGATCATGATTCACCAACCCTCTGGGGGGACCCGAGGACAGGCGAGCGATATCGAAATTGAGGCGCGCGAAATTATCCGCATTCGCCACCAACTCAATGAGATTTACGCACGGCGGACGGGTCAATCTCTCGAAAAGATCGAGAAAGACATGGATCGAGACTTTTTCATGTCGGCTTACGAGGCGAAGGAATACGGTTTGGTCGATCGCGTGATCGAGGATCGGACGTCGTAG
- a CDS encoding ATP-dependent Clp protease proteolytic subunit: MKSPFEAVQSPYYGEASYRTPPPDLPSLLLKERIVYLGMPLVPAVTELIVAELLYLQYEDPDKPINIYINSTGTSSYSGEPIGFETEAFAICDTIRYIKPPVHTICIGAAMGMAAMLLSAGTKGCRASLPHATIVLHQPKSYTRGQASDIQIRAKEVLANKNTMLDILSENTGQTREKIAKDMDRMFYMSPEAAVEYGLIDRVLETKDLAHPMPASVG, translated from the coding sequence ATGAAATCACCCTTTGAGGCCGTTCAATCTCCTTATTACGGAGAGGCATCTTACCGAACCCCTCCCCCAGATTTACCCTCCCTCCTACTCAAAGAACGCATTGTTTATCTGGGAATGCCCTTGGTTCCGGCAGTCACTGAGTTGATCGTCGCCGAACTCCTCTACTTGCAGTACGAAGACCCGGACAAACCGATCAATATCTACATCAACTCCACGGGCACCTCTAGCTATAGCGGCGAACCGATCGGCTTTGAAACGGAAGCGTTCGCCATTTGCGATACGATCCGCTATATCAAACCCCCCGTTCACACGATCTGCATCGGTGCGGCGATGGGAATGGCGGCGATGTTGCTCTCTGCAGGAACGAAAGGCTGTCGGGCCAGTTTGCCCCACGCGACGATCGTTTTACACCAACCCAAGAGCTACACGCGCGGTCAAGCTTCGGATATTCAAATTCGAGCCAAAGAAGTTCTCGCCAATAAAAATACGATGCTCGATATTTTGTCGGAAAATACCGGGCAAACTCGCGAGAAAATCGCTAAAGATATGGATCGGATGTTTTACATGTCCCCGGAAGCGGCGGTGGAATACGGTTTGATCGATCGCGTCTTGGAAACGAAGGATCTCGCCCATCCGATGCCTGCCTCTGTCGGCTAA
- the pyrC gene encoding dihydroorotase — protein sequence MQQLTLTRPDDWHLHLRDGAALKVVLPHTVRQFARAIIMPNLKPPVRSLADAAAYRDRILAAIPAGKQFEPLMTLYLTDNTSPEETIAAKASGFVKAVKYYPSGATTNSEFGVTDIRKCDRVFEAMQQVDLPLLLHGEVTDKDVDIFDREKVFIQRYLIPLKQRFPKLRVVLEHITTADAVEYVLNANNIGATITPQHLLFNRNRIFKGGINPHFYCLPILKRETHRQALVKAATSGNPKFFLGTDSAPHTRTSKESACGCAGCFSALHAIELYAEAFESVNALDKLEAFASFYGPDFYQLPRNTEQITLNKSTWKIPDEVPFTESGLVPLNAGQEMTWQMV from the coding sequence ATGCAACAGCTTACCCTGACCCGACCTGACGATTGGCATCTCCATCTCCGTGATGGCGCAGCCCTAAAAGTGGTTTTACCCCATACGGTGCGTCAGTTTGCCCGTGCCATAATTATGCCCAATTTGAAACCCCCAGTGCGATCGCTCGCTGATGCTGCAGCTTATCGCGATCGCATCCTGGCTGCAATTCCCGCAGGGAAACAGTTTGAGCCATTGATGACCCTGTACCTCACGGACAATACTAGCCCGGAAGAGACGATCGCCGCGAAAGCCTCCGGGTTTGTGAAAGCGGTCAAATACTACCCATCCGGGGCAACGACGAATTCAGAATTCGGGGTGACGGATATTCGCAAGTGCGATCGGGTTTTTGAGGCCATGCAACAGGTGGACTTGCCGTTATTGCTACATGGAGAGGTGACCGATAAGGATGTGGATATATTCGATCGCGAAAAAGTGTTTATCCAGCGATATTTAATTCCCCTCAAACAGCGATTTCCGAAACTGCGCGTCGTGTTGGAACACATTACCACTGCCGATGCGGTGGAATATGTCCTAAATGCCAACAATATCGGGGCAACCATCACCCCCCAACATTTATTATTTAACCGTAATCGCATATTCAAAGGCGGTATTAATCCCCACTTTTATTGCTTGCCGATTTTGAAACGGGAAACCCATCGTCAAGCCCTGGTAAAAGCCGCCACATCGGGCAATCCTAAGTTTTTTCTCGGCACCGATAGCGCCCCCCATACCCGCACCAGTAAAGAAAGTGCCTGTGGTTGTGCGGGTTGTTTTTCTGCCCTCCACGCGATAGAGTTGTACGCTGAAGCATTTGAGAGTGTTAATGCCCTGGATAAGTTGGAAGCATTCGCCAGTTTCTATGGGCCAGATTTTTATCAACTGCCCCGCAATACCGAACAGATTACCTTGAATAAAAGCACTTGGAAAATTCCCGATGAAGTGCCGTTTACGGAGTCTGGTTTAGTGCCTTTAAATGCAGGTCAGGAGATGACCTGGCAAATGGTTTGA
- a CDS encoding DUF3352 domain-containing protein — translation MFGFELATPGLSPVGRSSVGRGPRSRQTLAVATSARARANPPAGGQKTARIETQTSILEKIVFAFIVGEPVSVLPFATIALRARTSSPKRTGCSRALSRPQSRAIMKQRTFFSLLVTVVLVLFALGAAGAYAIVTTGPLALLGGDRALNPTAAMLVPKQAPVMTSFSVNPDRLAGLGQLWVRPQDRREIAAELDAIKAGLLADTDLDYERDIQPWLGDEIAVAVTSLDIDRDRQNGRIPGYLVAVRTRDPEQSRSFLERFWANRAVSGVDVAFEQYKGVKLIYPRDLTAKTDRSALSGPWASAAIGDRFVLFANHPKVLRDAVNNVQAPDLSLSRSPAYRDALDRVTSGAIGVSFVNLEEFAAWIGNFPEGSLAARDRSPLETSIPPSLTVVLDFNRAGLRAQTFWNLRSAGNPLASLPPLSTPVAALNYVPSNAAVALSGRDLSRLWAVVDAQIGANDWIAQLLDRPLAAARSQLGIDLSQTIFNWVDGEYALALVPSLRENAKGGELDWIFVAERTDEEAVRDALDRLDQIARDRGFGVGPLDVGERAIVAWTKLVTRAGETVRLEARVEGARATVGNYEIFAGSIAAVDTALKAPQNGSLLADRRFSRAIAQLASPNYGYFYLDWLASQAFLERQTPALQLVELAIRPLFDHLRSLASSAPARPDTPGATAPETPPRADFFVRLGA, via the coding sequence GTGTTTGGGTTCGAGTTGGCCACTCCCGGACTCTCTCCAGTCGGGAGATCGTCGGTCGGCAGGGGTCCGCGATCGCGGCAAACTTTGGCCGTCGCGACCTCGGCGAGGGCGAGGGCGAACCCCCCGGCGGGAGGACAAAAAACTGCAAGAATCGAGACTCAAACCAGTATCCTGGAAAAGATAGTTTTCGCCTTCATTGTAGGCGAACCCGTTTCCGTGTTGCCGTTCGCGACGATCGCTTTGCGCGCGCGAACGTCCTCGCCGAAGCGGACGGGCTGCTCTCGCGCCCTTTCCAGACCCCAGTCCCGCGCCATTATGAAGCAACGCACATTTTTTTCCCTCCTCGTCACGGTCGTGCTGGTGCTGTTCGCCCTCGGCGCTGCCGGAGCTTACGCGATCGTCACTACCGGACCGCTCGCCTTGCTCGGAGGAGATCGCGCCCTCAATCCCACCGCCGCGATGTTGGTCCCCAAACAAGCCCCGGTGATGACCTCGTTCTCGGTCAATCCCGATCGCCTGGCGGGACTCGGACAGCTTTGGGTGCGTCCGCAAGACCGTCGCGAAATTGCCGCCGAACTCGACGCGATTAAAGCGGGTTTGCTCGCGGATACGGATCTCGACTACGAACGGGATATCCAGCCGTGGTTGGGAGACGAAATCGCCGTCGCCGTGACCAGTCTCGATATCGATCGCGATCGCCAAAACGGACGGATCCCGGGCTATTTAGTCGCCGTCCGCACCCGCGACCCCGAACAAAGCCGCAGTTTTTTAGAACGCTTCTGGGCCAATCGCGCCGTGTCTGGGGTCGATGTGGCGTTCGAGCAGTATAAAGGGGTAAAACTGATTTACCCGCGCGATTTAACCGCAAAAACCGATCGCTCGGCCTTGTCCGGACCGTGGGCGAGTGCGGCGATCGGCGATCGCTTCGTCTTGTTTGCCAACCATCCCAAGGTCTTGCGCGATGCGGTCAATAACGTGCAGGCCCCCGATCTCAGCCTCAGCCGCAGCCCAGCTTACCGCGATGCGCTCGATCGGGTCACCTCCGGGGCGATCGGGGTCAGTTTCGTCAATTTAGAAGAATTTGCGGCCTGGATCGGCAATTTTCCCGAAGGCAGCCTCGCGGCGCGCGATCGCTCTCCCCTCGAAACTAGCATCCCGCCGAGTTTGACCGTCGTTCTCGACTTCAACCGGGCCGGATTGCGCGCCCAAACGTTCTGGAATCTCCGCAGTGCGGGCAATCCCCTCGCGAGCTTGCCCCCGCTCTCGACTCCAGTCGCCGCGTTGAATTACGTACCGTCGAATGCGGCGGTGGCCCTGTCCGGTCGCGACCTGTCCCGACTGTGGGCGGTGGTTGACGCCCAAATTGGGGCGAACGACTGGATCGCCCAACTGCTCGATCGCCCCCTGGCGGCGGCGCGATCGCAATTGGGGATCGATTTGTCCCAGACCATTTTTAACTGGGTCGATGGCGAGTACGCCTTGGCTCTGGTTCCTTCGTTACGGGAAAATGCCAAGGGCGGCGAGTTGGATTGGATTTTTGTCGCCGAACGTACCGACGAGGAAGCGGTACGGGACGCCCTCGACCGTCTCGACCAGATCGCCCGCGATCGCGGTTTCGGCGTCGGACCGTTGGATGTGGGCGAACGGGCGATCGTCGCCTGGACCAAACTGGTGACCCGCGCCGGAGAAACCGTCCGCTTGGAAGCCCGGGTCGAAGGCGCCCGCGCCACCGTCGGCAATTACGAAATTTTCGCCGGTTCGATCGCCGCCGTCGATACGGCCCTGAAAGCTCCCCAGAATGGCTCTTTACTCGCCGACAGGCGCTTCTCGCGGGCGATCGCTCAATTGGCAAGTCCCAATTACGGTTATTTCTATCTCGACTGGCTCGCCAGTCAAGCCTTCCTCGAACGCCAAACCCCCGCCCTCCAATTGGTAGAACTGGCTATCCGTCCCCTGTTCGACCACCTGCGATCGTTGGCGTCGAGCGCTCCCGCCCGCCCCGACACCCCAGGCGCCACCGCGCCGGAAACTCCCCCCCGCGCCGATTTCTTCGTGCGTTTGGGCGCTTGA
- a CDS encoding AAA-like domain-containing protein — protein sequence MQEQAIDLEQALQVADEAVFTKTDKHLTDVEIAIFRGAWQNQTYQEMAENTDYSANYLHRVVGQKLWDRLSDALEEKVSKKNFRAALERRWRSQHSPNSHAGFAADRPFSIDLPDIEKRCYHAIAQPGALLRIKAPKRTGKTLLSAKILDFAARQGYRTAYLNLNLASQSDFTNLDRFFQWFCVSVAQMLQLPARLNDYWNSQILTSKMNCTQYFENYLLAGDAPPLVLCLDEVDLLFPHTLVAQEFLGLLRGWHEQAKVRNIWQKLHLIFVYSTEVYISLKIEDSPFNVGVPIELPEFNREQVLRLARAYGLQWSESDVSALMAMVGGHPFLVQQAISNLKNQPGMTLAEILATAPTEAGIYNHHLRRLWLHLQAHPNLLDAFKKAIASDNPVNLERTEGYQLHGVGLLQLRGNNYIPRCDLYLQYFRDRFESSG from the coding sequence ATGCAAGAGCAAGCAATCGATTTAGAACAAGCGCTTCAAGTGGCGGACGAAGCCGTTTTTACCAAAACGGACAAACATTTAACTGATGTGGAAATTGCCATTTTTCGAGGAGCTTGGCAAAATCAAACCTATCAAGAAATGGCCGAAAATACGGACTATTCTGCCAATTATTTGCATCGAGTTGTCGGTCAAAAACTGTGGGACAGACTCTCAGATGCTCTCGAAGAAAAAGTCAGTAAAAAAAACTTTAGAGCGGCTTTAGAACGACGGTGGCGATCGCAGCACAGCCCCAATTCTCATGCCGGATTCGCCGCCGATCGCCCCTTTTCTATCGATCTTCCCGACATCGAAAAGCGCTGTTATCACGCGATCGCCCAACCCGGCGCCCTCTTGCGCATTAAAGCCCCCAAACGTACGGGCAAAACCCTGTTAAGCGCCAAAATCCTCGATTTTGCCGCCCGTCAAGGCTACCGTACTGCCTATTTGAATCTCAACTTAGCCTCCCAAAGCGACTTCACCAATCTCGACCGCTTTTTCCAGTGGTTTTGTGTCAGCGTCGCCCAAATGCTGCAACTTCCCGCTCGCTTAAATGACTACTGGAATAGCCAAATTCTCACCAGTAAAATGAATTGCACCCAATATTTTGAAAACTACTTACTCGCGGGTGACGCTCCTCCTCTGGTTTTATGTTTGGATGAAGTCGATTTACTCTTTCCTCATACCTTAGTCGCTCAAGAATTCCTCGGCTTATTACGCGGCTGGCACGAACAAGCAAAAGTTAGAAATATTTGGCAAAAACTCCACCTGATTTTTGTCTATTCTACTGAAGTTTATATTTCTCTTAAAATAGAAGATTCCCCCTTTAATGTCGGCGTTCCCATTGAATTACCGGAATTCAATCGCGAGCAAGTATTGCGCTTGGCCCGCGCTTACGGTTTACAATGGAGCGAGTCGGACGTGTCGGCGTTGATGGCGATGGTCGGCGGTCATCCCTTTCTCGTACAACAGGCGATTTCTAATCTCAAGAATCAGCCGGGAATGACCTTAGCTGAAATTTTAGCCACGGCCCCTACAGAAGCAGGCATCTACAACCATCACTTACGGCGTTTGTGGCTGCATTTACAAGCTCATCCCAATTTACTCGATGCCTTCAAAAAGGCGATCGCCAGTGACAATCCCGTTAACTTGGAACGAACGGAAGGCTATCAATTACATGGGGTGGGACTGCTACAGTTACGCGGCAATAACTATATACCGCGCTGCGATCTTTACCTTCAATATTTCCGCGATCGTTTTGAGTCAAGTGGGTAA
- a CDS encoding antibiotic biosynthesis monooxygenase, producing the protein MSEFLDFLQHKCAYVAIGEFKPGKFAEARHLYEKAVSTYRDGFQGAYLLQEPGTDKGIAVVFWDNIADMEANRNQVHDAILQEMSDLFLYPPTTNFYEVCSEIDSPAKSVGV; encoded by the coding sequence ATGAGCGAGTTTCTCGACTTCCTACAACATAAATGCGCTTACGTGGCGATCGGCGAATTCAAACCGGGAAAATTTGCCGAAGCCCGACACTTGTACGAGAAAGCCGTGTCTACCTATCGCGACGGCTTCCAAGGGGCGTATTTATTGCAAGAACCGGGAACTGACAAGGGGATCGCCGTCGTGTTTTGGGACAATATTGCCGATATGGAGGCCAATCGCAACCAAGTTCACGATGCGATTCTTCAGGAAATGTCCGATTTGTTTTTGTACCCGCCGACGACGAATTTTTACGAGGTGTGCAGCGAGATCGATTCCCCTGCTAAATCTGTAGGGGTTTAA
- a CDS encoding WD40 domain-containing protein: protein MPDSDYQVGGSLPSDAPTYVVRQADERLYRALKNGEFCYVLNCRQMGKSSLKVRTMQRLQAEGFSCGAIDITLLGTQEVTIQQWYGSAIVTLSQNFDRLRSFNPLKWLGDRAQLSPVQWFSEFIDRVILDAIDGNIVIFIDEIDSLISLNFKDDFLAFIRACYNQRSHDSRYNRLSFCLLGVATPSDLIRDKSKTPFNIGHPIELTGIQFEEAEPLLIPGLRDRFDHPETVLREILNWTGGQPFLTQKLCRLSIEDLDRNDPDLDCLVYNKILDNWEAQDQPEHLKTIRDRLFYDDRQTGRLLGLYQKVLLSGDRPFPAEGSREENLLRLSGLIVKGDRGLRVANRIYREVFNRDWIERSLAHLRPYSEALNAWLTSDRKDSSRLLRGRALQEALTWANDKSLSDLDYQFLAASQEQEKQEVQKELEVQRRASEILATANKTLKDAQIKAKRTIQTGALILVGILLGSTLIVWGAASQAKKAEIDELKALNSASKFNRESNQQLKALVNAVRAARKLQALRVDAEIREQTIANLEQLLSEIDEYNRLDEQEGWVWNVAFSPDGDRLATAAEAKVRIWSDNGELEGVLDHDDRVYGLAFSPDGQTLATASKDGTVRLWSDDGELLHRLDAHQESVFAVAFSPDGRYVASASEDKTIAIWGVDGSLKGRLSGHTQSIYSLSFSPDGKLLASASEDNTVRVWPFPIPEEQEKITPIDILTEHKFDVTGVSFAPNGDRLASADSNGTIHLWQFDPKTQKFLLKERFKDHENVIWMLAWSPDSRTLGSASADKTVKFWSLDGTLLKTLEGHDDAVLALSFSPKDGLVATGSSDRTVKLWKPQIRLVEVFDNGETMVNGIDFAPDGGAIASASRDNQVRLWNLDGTVRQTFSGHTNWVYDVSFSPDGQFLASASKDKTVKLWNLQGKAIRTLEGHGDEVNAVAISPDSQQIASASFDRTIKLWNRDGEAIGDLTGHQNWVYDVTFSPDGQMLASASKDKTVKLWSRDGTLLETLEGHANEVNAVAFSPDGEFLASASDDNTVKIWQLDGTLVRTLRGHTNKILDVTFSPDGELIASGSDDNTIKIWTRKGDLLATLSEHTNRVWSVRFSPNGYSLASGSWDRTVKLWALGDVRLQLEEAMDRNQSDLDRLLGNACDRLQDYLEFHLESRVCDRVL, encoded by the coding sequence ATGCCGGACTCTGACTATCAAGTAGGTGGAAGTCTCCCTTCAGATGCTCCAACTTATGTGGTGCGTCAAGCAGACGAACGACTCTATCGCGCTTTGAAAAACGGCGAGTTTTGTTACGTCCTCAACTGCCGACAAATGGGCAAATCGAGCTTAAAAGTACGCACGATGCAACGCTTGCAAGCAGAAGGATTTAGTTGTGGGGCGATCGATATTACGTTACTCGGAACTCAAGAAGTGACGATCCAACAATGGTATGGCAGCGCTATTGTTACCCTCAGTCAAAACTTCGATCGCTTGCGTTCGTTTAATCCATTAAAATGGTTGGGCGATCGCGCGCAACTCTCTCCAGTTCAGTGGTTTAGTGAATTTATCGATCGCGTCATTCTCGATGCGATCGATGGTAATATTGTTATTTTTATTGACGAAATCGACAGTTTAATTAGTTTAAATTTTAAAGATGATTTTCTGGCCTTCATTCGTGCGTGTTATAATCAGCGATCGCACGATTCTCGCTACAATCGGTTAAGCTTTTGTCTGCTCGGAGTTGCTACCCCTTCCGATCTGATTCGAGATAAAAGTAAAACTCCGTTTAATATCGGTCATCCGATTGAATTGACGGGCATTCAATTCGAGGAAGCGGAACCCCTTCTCATTCCCGGTTTGCGCGATCGCTTCGACCATCCCGAAACGGTTCTTAGGGAGATCTTAAACTGGACTGGGGGACAACCTTTTCTCACCCAAAAACTCTGTCGGTTATCCATCGAAGATCTCGATCGCAACGACCCCGATCTCGATTGCCTGGTCTATAATAAAATCCTCGACAATTGGGAAGCGCAAGACCAACCCGAACATTTAAAAACGATCCGCGATCGTCTATTTTACGACGACCGTCAAACCGGACGTTTACTCGGACTTTATCAAAAAGTCTTACTGTCCGGCGATCGCCCCTTTCCCGCCGAGGGTTCTCGCGAAGAAAATCTCTTAAGACTGTCTGGCTTAATTGTCAAAGGCGATCGGGGTTTACGGGTAGCCAATCGTATTTATCGAGAAGTTTTTAATCGGGATTGGATCGAACGTTCTTTAGCTCATTTACGTCCTTATTCAGAAGCATTAAACGCCTGGTTAACTTCCGACCGTAAAGACTCCTCCCGCCTGTTGCGCGGTCGAGCGTTACAAGAAGCACTAACCTGGGCCAACGATAAAAGTTTGAGCGATCTCGACTATCAATTTCTCGCCGCCAGTCAGGAACAGGAAAAACAAGAAGTTCAAAAAGAGTTAGAAGTGCAACGCCGCGCCTCAGAAATTTTAGCCACTGCGAATAAAACCTTAAAAGATGCTCAAATTAAAGCCAAGCGCACGATTCAAACTGGCGCCCTAATTTTAGTGGGAATTTTACTCGGTTCGACCTTGATTGTTTGGGGCGCGGCTTCGCAAGCGAAAAAAGCCGAAATTGACGAACTTAAAGCACTCAATTCCGCCTCCAAATTCAATCGAGAATCGAATCAACAGTTGAAAGCTTTAGTCAACGCCGTGCGTGCGGCTCGCAAATTACAAGCATTGCGCGTTGATGCCGAAATTCGCGAGCAAACCATCGCCAATTTAGAACAATTGCTCTCGGAAATTGACGAATACAATCGTTTGGACGAACAGGAGGGGTGGGTCTGGAATGTCGCCTTTTCTCCGGACGGCGATCGCCTCGCGACGGCGGCGGAGGCGAAAGTCCGAATTTGGAGCGATAACGGCGAGTTAGAGGGGGTTCTCGACCATGACGATCGCGTCTACGGACTGGCATTTTCCCCCGACGGACAAACCCTGGCGACGGCGAGCAAGGACGGAACCGTGCGCCTCTGGAGTGACGACGGCGAGCTCTTACATCGCCTCGACGCTCACCAAGAGAGCGTTTTTGCGGTCGCCTTTTCCCCGGACGGACGCTATGTAGCCTCTGCAAGTGAGGATAAAACGATCGCCATTTGGGGCGTCGATGGCAGCTTAAAAGGACGGTTGAGCGGACATACCCAGAGCATTTACAGCCTCAGCTTTTCCCCGGATGGCAAGCTATTAGCCAGTGCCAGTGAAGACAATACCGTGCGCGTTTGGCCCTTCCCGATTCCCGAGGAACAAGAGAAAATCACCCCGATCGATATTCTCACAGAACACAAATTTGACGTGACGGGGGTGAGTTTTGCCCCGAATGGCGATCGACTCGCCAGTGCGGACTCGAACGGTACGATCCACTTGTGGCAGTTCGACCCCAAAACGCAAAAATTTTTACTCAAAGAGCGTTTTAAGGATCATGAAAATGTCATCTGGATGCTCGCTTGGTCTCCAGACAGTCGCACTTTGGGGTCGGCGAGTGCGGATAAAACGGTCAAGTTTTGGAGTCTCGACGGCACTTTACTCAAAACCTTGGAGGGACACGACGATGCGGTGTTGGCGTTGAGTTTTTCGCCGAAAGACGGTCTCGTAGCGACGGGGAGCAGCGATCGCACGGTGAAGTTGTGGAAGCCGCAAATCCGCTTGGTAGAAGTGTTTGACAATGGTGAGACTATGGTCAACGGCATCGATTTTGCGCCGGATGGCGGCGCGATCGCCTCCGCCAGTCGCGACAATCAAGTGAGGCTCTGGAATCTCGACGGTACCGTGCGTCAGACCTTTTCCGGTCATACGAATTGGGTATATGACGTGAGCTTTTCTCCGGACGGTCAATTTCTGGCTTCGGCGAGTAAAGATAAGACGGTCAAGCTGTGGAATTTGCAAGGAAAGGCGATTCGCACCCTGGAAGGGCACGGGGATGAGGTCAACGCCGTGGCGATTTCTCCCGACAGCCAACAGATTGCCTCGGCGAGTTTCGATCGAACGATCAAACTTTGGAATCGCGATGGCGAGGCGATCGGCGATTTGACCGGACATCAAAACTGGGTATATGATGTTACTTTTTCTCCGGACGGGCAAATGCTGGCCTCGGCGAGTAAGGATAAAACGGTCAAGTTGTGGAGTCGCGACGGAACCTTACTCGAAACTCTGGAAGGACACGCCAACGAAGTAAATGCGGTGGCGTTCAGTCCGGACGGCGAATTTTTGGCGTCCGCCAGCGATGACAATACGGTGAAAATCTGGCAGCTTGATGGAACGTTAGTTCGCACGTTAAGGGGACATACGAATAAAATTCTCGATGTCACTTTCAGTCCCGATGGGGAGTTGATTGCCTCGGGAAGTGATGACAATACGATTAAAATTTGGACCCGCAAGGGCGATTTGCTGGCGACGCTAAGCGAACATACGAACCGTGTGTGGAGTGTTCGCTTCAGTCCCAATGGGTATTCTCTGGCGTCGGGAAGTTGGGACCGAACGGTGAAGCTGTGGGCGTTGGGAGACGTGCGCTTGCAGTTGGAAGAGGCGATGGATCGGAACCAAAGCGATCTCGATCGCCTCCTGGGAAATGCCTGCGATCGCTTGCAAGATTATTTAGAGTTTCATCTAGAAAGCCGGGTGTGCGATCGGGTCTTGTAG
- a CDS encoding J domain-containing protein — protein MNIRECYQLLGLSAGATLADLKSSYRKLARRYHPDVNRGDRGCHEKFIEINQAYQILLQALESTPVSANPAGSPTASATPRRSSPPPPPPPPRVVRKEPSFRYSPHLTELEQLLKRKGYLQLQQLLKYKRFPRAIALVEALAHRIPRDAEVRQWQAIVYQRYGRYSIECGQLDKARIYLKKALKTDPHNRSLWVEVERDFRRLERVL, from the coding sequence ATGAACATTCGAGAATGCTATCAACTGTTGGGATTGAGCGCGGGAGCCACGTTGGCGGATCTGAAAAGCTCGTACCGCAAATTGGCCAGACGCTATCATCCAGATGTCAATCGCGGCGATCGCGGTTGCCATGAAAAGTTTATCGAAATCAACCAGGCATATCAAATTCTGCTCCAAGCCCTCGAATCGACCCCGGTAAGCGCCAATCCCGCCGGGTCGCCGACGGCTTCCGCCACTCCCCGCCGTTCGTCGCCGCCACCGCCGCCGCCGCCGCCTCGGGTCGTTCGCAAAGAACCGTCATTTCGCTACAGTCCTCACCTGACGGAACTGGAACAGTTACTCAAACGCAAAGGCTATTTGCAGTTGCAGCAGTTGCTCAAATACAAGCGCTTTCCTCGGGCGATCGCCTTGGTGGAAGCCCTGGCACACCGGATTCCCAGAGATGCGGAGGTGCGTCAGTGGCAGGCGATCGTCTACCAACGCTACGGACGCTATTCGATCGAGTGCGGACAGTTGGACAAAGCCCGGATTTATCTTAAAAAAGCTTTAAAAACTGACCCCCACAATCGTTCCTTGTGGGTCGAAGTCGAGCGCGATTTTCGCCGCCTCGAACGGGTATTGTGA